Proteins from one Nilaparvata lugens isolate BPH chromosome 10, ASM1435652v1, whole genome shotgun sequence genomic window:
- the LOC111049675 gene encoding small glutamine-rich tetratricopeptide repeat-containing protein alpha-like: MDDSKRLVYSIVKFLRSQVESGELPSDGCEGIEVSIQCLESAYNISSDDKQLDVPLPLQTIFTNYLKETDQTLPEAHPLSEEDKILAEEMKVEGNNLMSSENFKAAIEYYNKAIAIDSRNAVYYCNRAAAYTKLNDHESAIQDCKNALKIDPQYSKAYGRLGLAYSMLNRHQEAYDSYKRALELEPDNEGYHSNLQLSAAKISTTTSETRRPPMDFGMLFSNPELVNMATQMLSNPSMQSLMNNVMSGGLAQNPNNMESLMQVTQQLAQQLQTENPTLVEELKRKFNGPNSQQPPDGDATS; encoded by the coding sequence ATGGATGACTCAAAACGACTTGTTTATTCCATTGTAAAATTTCTTCGCTCGCAAGTAGAAAGCGGCGAATTGCCTTCTGATGGATGTGAAGGTATTGAGGTTTCCATACAGTGTTTGGAGAGTGCCTATAACATCAGTTCAGACGACAAACAGCTAGATGTTCCTCTACCGTTGCAGACCATTTTCACAAACTATCTCAAGGAGACAGACCAAACTCTACCGGAGGCACATCCGCTTTCTGAAGAGGATAAAATACTAGCTGAGGAAATGAAGGTCGAAGGGAATAACTTGATGAGCAGTGAGAATTTCAAAGCGGCTATTGAATACTACAACAAAGCAATCGCAATTGATAGTAGGAATGCTGTGTATTATTGCAATCGAGCAGCAGCGTATACTAAGCTCAACGATCATGAATCTGCTATTCAGGACTGCAAAAATGCGTTGAAGATTGATCCTCAGTACAGCAAGGCGTACGGTCGTTTGGGACTTGCATATTCTATGCTGAACAGGCATCAAGAGGCTTATGATAGTTATAAGAGAGCATTGGAACTGGAACCAGATAACGAAGGCTACCACAGTAACTTACAGCTGAGTGCAGCCAAGATCTCGACGACGACTTCGGAAACTAGAAGACCTCCAATGGACTTTGGCATGCTGTTTAGCAATCCGGAACTGGTGAACATGGCCACTCAGATGCTGTCAAACCCCTCGATGCAGTCTCTCATGAACAACGTCATGTCTGGAGGCTTGGCGCAGAACCCGAATAATATGGAGTCGCTGATGCAGGTTACTCAACAGCTCGCCCAGCAGTTACAGACTGAAAATCCGACCCTTGTTGAAGAACTGAAGCGGAAATTCAACGGACCCAACTCCCAGCAGCCACCTGATGGCGATGCCACATCGTAA